The nucleotide window atccccaaactgaAATTTctaaaatctcttggtatgctaaAGCATTAAGTGTTCCTTTCACAGGAATTAATGGGCTGAGCCCAacacctgaaaaacaaccccacaccataattccccctccaccaaactttacacaaGGCACAGTGCAGTCAGACTAGTACCGATGTCTGGCAACCACCAAATCCATATGCCAGATGGTTAGATGAAGAAGCATGATtggtcactccagagaacactctTCACtactctagagtccagtggtaGCATGCTTTACACCAATGCATCCAACGCTTTGAATTGTGGATGGTGTAGGTTTGAATGGAGCTGctcattccatgaagctctctatgcactgttcttgagctaatctgaaggtcacatgaagtttggagttCTGTAGCAATTGGCTTTGTAGAAAGTTGGCAGCCTCAGCATCCACTGACCCCACCCTGACACTTTACATAGCCTGCCACTTCATGGTTGAGTTGTTGTCATTCCCAATCACAACCACTTTGTtgtaataccactgacagttgactgtggaatatttagtagcgagGAATATTCACAACTGAACTTGTTGTACACGTGGCATCCTATCATGGTGCCACAATGGAATTCATTGAACTCCTGAGAGCGTTTCAGTGTTAAAGATAGTAAATTATTATATTCTGTATAGATGATTAATTTTGAAGCAATACTAGGTCAGATTtgtgtttctgctcctgggaTCCCATTAGATTGTAATTCATTCTTatagcactgttctgaaattaaAGCAGAGGAGGTGGGGTGGTttgctacactgtcagaaaaactatCACTGTGGTAGTACCCTCAAAGATACATACCTCAAAGGTTCTGTACCTGTAATTGGGAGAATAGAGCATCTGTCATTTAGGACTGGCCCTGAATATATGGCTATTTGGATATTAATTTGTTGGGTAGGAATTCGGTTTATAGTTTTGTGATTCAgataattgttgttttttttggggggggatACATGTGGTGATAAAggctccactccactccacatgtattcagccATGTCAATATAAAAGTCTtgaatgaagcctaaaacagccTGACATGctacagcaacctacttacaatgaagcatggcaaagctacagttcattttttCAGCTTTACACCTGAACTTAGAACACCTCCACGAATCTGTGGTTTATTCATGTACATTCAGTGCCCTTAGTGACACCATGTATGCACAAGTTAGCAAACGACTCAGCGAACTGAGCCATGCTGGGAGCCGCAGTGCAGCCTTAATTTTAAATTAGCTGAGcgctgattttctgaacaatagaGCTGGCCTCAAGTATTTGGGTAATCATATAATTGGTTATGTATTCGGTTTTTAatttttagatttaaatattcagttttttttttttttataaatgttattatcTAAAAAGGCAACGCTCCATTCAACCcacattcaggctccagcagtaaaaacagtgctctccccactccacccatattcaggctcatcaacataaaagtcaTTGTGCAAAAAGCCTTAAATtcagtcatataaaacagcctaacatgctaaaaTAACACACTTATAACAAAGCCAGGTGACACCACAGTTCATTATGTCAGCTATGTtcctgaaattagagcacctccgCTCAAACTGGTAAAGTTGTGTATACCCTGTGCCCTtagttagcaggttagcaaGCATTGCTAACAAGCGAAGCCATGCTGTGAGCCACAGCAcagcctggagagagggatGTTAAAAAAAGAGGTTGGAAGTGGActttgttaatgacaacaatatacaaCACCCCACTCCCCAAATATTCACCGAATAttcactgtagaaactgcactatataactttGAGGAGGGTACATTTAAAAGTActacagtgtttttaaagtccagttgtgttccctaaagatattacattctcttctccaaaaggagaggtgagaatttgtattgttttttttacagaactctgtaaaataaaagaacctaATATACGTCATGGAGATGATGAAATAGGGTGTAtaaaatcaacatattttttaaaacctaCAAAAGAATCATTTACAgctatgttccctaattaaaggtcagtgaagctgtaattttaagataatgCTACctggtgttgctttaaaagTATTTGGTTTTGTGACATCTAATTTACTAAAACACAATGGGCTGATTTTGctgtatattttcattcatGATTCATTTGTAACCAATAACCAATAACCAAATAACTAATCCTGTTCAGTGTTGCAATCTGGAGTgcacaccagtccatcacagggcatcacagactTTTGCTATGTCAAGTCACCTACTAATagattttttggactgtggtaagaaaccaaagcacctggagtaaataaacacaggcaGAACTCTCCAAATTCCTCCCAGGCAGTGACCTTAGGTGGGTTTGAACCcaaaaccctggagctgtgtgacagtgccaCTAGTGCTACTGATATGTGAATCCTTTGTTTTGATACTTTGATGAATACTATATAATTTTTAAGGTGAGTAATTTATGATATAAGCCctttaacatttaatttcatttgacaagatttttgtctgtttactaAAGCAGTGTGGTGTCTGCTACATCTGACTAGGGaacatacatatatttatatattcatttatttcttcattcattttctgtaactgctgatccagttcagggtcatggtgggtctggagcccacccagaatcaatggacacaaggcagaaatacaccctggaagtgACACCAGctcatcacagggcaacacacacatacattaacacctacagacactttttgagttgccaatccacctaccaatgtgtgtttttggactgtgggaggaaacccacgtggatacggggagaacgcaccaactcctcacagacagtaacctggagcgggactcgaacctacaacctcctggtccctggagctgtgcaacactacctgctgcgctactgtGTTGcccatatatatttttcatttatatatatttatatatacacacacacacacagctttgtgAAAATATTCACCACCCTTGACATTTTTCATGTGTTGCTACCTCACAATCTGTAATTACAATGGATTATTTGAGAGTTGGCAACATTTAATTTACAGAACAGGCCTAGAactttgaatattttattttctttttattgtgaaTCAAACAACAAATAGGACAATATAACAGATAACTTCAGTGTGCATAAATATTAACCCCCCTAAAATCAGTACTTTGTAGAGCCACCTTTGCGGCAATTACAGTTGCAGTTCACTTTGGATAAATCTCTATGAGCTTGCCACTGGGATTTTTGCCCATTCCTCAAGGCAAGATGCTGCCACCATGTTTGACTGCAGGGAGGGTGTTCTTGGAGTAATGTGTGATGCAATTTGTGTCTCATTtgaccagagcaccttcctCCATACATTTGAGTTGTCTCCCACATGTCTTTTGGCAAACTCAAAACGAGCCTTCCTGTAAGTCAAGGCTTTTTTTCTGGACACTCTTCCATAAAACCCAGCTCTATGGAGCGTACGGCTTATTGTGGTCGAGTGGACAAATACTCCCGTCTCAGCTTGGGAACTCTGCAGCTCCTTCAAGGTTACCTTGGGTCTCTGTGCTGCCTCTCTGATTAATGCCTCCTTGCATTGTCTGAGAGTTTTGGTTGGTGGCCCTCTGTCGGTAGGTCTGTTGTGGTTCCATGTTTTTTCAATGTGATGATAATGGATGGTGCTCCAGGGGATCATCGTTTTTAACACAACCCTGACTTTTACTTCTCAACAACTTTGTCCCTGACTTGTTTGGACATTGGAGATCTCCTTAGTCTTCATGGTGCCTTGCCTAATGGTGGTGCAGCCTGTAAGGCGTTTTAGAaaaggtgtgtatatatagacaGATGCACATTTCACTATGAATGTGACTTTTGAAGGTAATCGGTTGCAACAGAATTTTTAGGGACTTCATACCTATGCACATGCCAATTTTAAGTTTTTTAATTCCAAAGCCCAaagttgtatatatatatatatatacgatgtaaattatttaattaatttattttattatttttttttttatcttggtCTGCCTGCCTTCATTCCTTTGCATAAACAACATATATGCATACAAGAGTGCTCCATAATTTACTTTGCCTGTGGGCTTAATTTATTGCACTCTATAGTGAGCAGGATTTATGACtgagaattaaaaaaacacaacaaaacaccaTTTCAGCGGCTATACAGAAATAATCAGGTTACAATAATTTATAAACTAAGTCAGTATCATTATTTTTGTCTTGATGCCTTGTGTTAAAACAGTAAAATGAGGGCTTGTCCATAGAAATGTGCACGCCCCATAAATGTTAAGTGAAAAAAATGATTTGATTTTAATAAACCATtcactaaaaatgagacattaATGGAAATAACCTgttttaaaaatccacaaaccCAGGTCGCCCTCTACAGGCAATTCTGTCCTCGTAGCGAAATTGATTCCCTGATTATCACAAACCCTGGAGCTTAAAGTCAAAGTTTGCCAAAATATTTAACTATTTACCCTTTAGTCTAAAATTATCAGAACATCCAAGGCATGTCTGATGCTTTTGTTTCTTGGATTCTCATTGGTTCATGGGTAAACTGCCTATTGTTTCTGTTCTCGACGTCTGCTGAAATCGAATATGTGAAAAGTGTGAAATTATGCTGTAATGCAGTCTATATTCTTCTGGGAAAAGTATTAATACTCGACCTTTAAACActtgtgaggatctgatggcgtTTCTCCAAATAataattagtgaggtcagaggCTAGTGTTTGAacgattaattctggatcacaaaagtcacaccaactccttaaaTGGTCAATTACTTCACGAATAAAGTTCCAGTGCTCCATATTTCAAAGTTTGACTATTTATACCCCTCGGtcgacacttggcattgaactCTTTTCAGTCTTTTCTATGAGAATTATGAATTAAACAGGTATGTTTATTTTGACCCTTGGCTACATTATTGGTTTCTGTATTAACTGTATTAAAACTAGGCCTGTACCACGCCTGAACAGCAGGGGGCACTCGCGCATTCTATTGACAGtagcaaaataaaagaaatgcaaAACAGTTCTTACTGTTAGTCCTCtcattgtgtatgtgtattggTAGTTGGCAATCGAACAGGGGtaatcatatataaatataaaatccgCAGTTTTCCCCGGTTATAAGCGGCGGATTTCCTCAGGTCTGTAGTCATCCCCCCTGCCGAGCTCGGATGGTCGGTTCCGACGGCGGCGCTATGGCCGCTCACTCTAGCGAACTGGAACTGGCCAAGAAGAACTTAACCGAGGCCATAGGAGACAATATCAAACAGTAAGTGTTTATCGGGGATTATATGATTTAATGGTTACTGCGTGTGTGTGACTTTGTCCTTTGCAAAGCTAATATGTAAAGCAATAACGCGCTGTTGAAATCTAACCAACGGTGGAAGCTAACTATAAGTTGAGCAGCAGGAactgaataatatttttttgttggaCTTTGTTGGCTTTTCTTCCCTGTCCTCATAAAAATCAATACAAAATAGGTTGCTTATATAGCAGCTGACCAGAAGTGACCCAgaattactttaaaataaaataattcagcTTCTGACTTAACATCGTCCTCTGAACGAAGCTGGAGTAGACTCGTTATTTTAATCAttcaatccaccttaaatagcccTGTAGTCACCGCGCCAGTTAAGGTGGATGAGAGCGTGTCTAAGTTTTAAGTTGTAAAGGGTTGTTAAAGCCATTTCAGGCTTTAGTGTTGCTAAAATACAGACATTTTAAGTCTGTAAGAAACAGGAGGCACTTTCATGTCCATTTTATTAATCCACTTATGCCGACTAGTCCATCTTTTGCTCTACATGCTTTGTTTGTCCCCTTtgttggatcagacacatcagtgttactagagtttttaaagccctcaacCCCTCTCAGCTGGGCTGAGAATTGTCCATAAACCAAAAATATCCGTCCAACAGCATCCAGTGACcagaaggactagaggacaaccaacacaaactgcagcaacagatgagctactgtctttgactttacatctaagaggtggaccaacaaggcaggtttgtctaacagagtggccagtgtgtaaaaactccagctgcactgatgtgtctgatccaccctgTCAGCACAATGctcactaacacatcaccaccatgtcagtgtcattgcagtaaTTAAAGTGATCCATCACTTAAATAATACCAATCTGTGGTAGTCCTGTTTGGGGCCTGGCTGCAGAAGAGTACTACTGTAAGTGTAGTTATGTGGTAAGTGGAGCTCATCGAAAGGACAGTGTAAAAACATGGAGTTTGTTTTAAAGCTTTGGCAGATCAGCTCATCGATTTGGTGGTCCTGTATTTGTCACTCATTCAAATGCTGATATTTACAGAAACACTTCATATAACATTTTCATCACTGTTACCATCTGTCTTATTTCAAAACAGTGAGGAAAATTTAAGTTTTTTgtgtcattcattaattatctctGTGTTTTAGTGTTGTTAATGAAATTACCCATTGGTACCGATGTGtagtgttttaaaaatgctatGTCATTTCAGCTACTGGGCAAATTTGAAACTGTGGTTCAAACAGAAAATCAGCAAGGAAGAGTTTGACATTGAAGCCAGACGCCTTTTGGGACAAGATAATGGTGAGATATTATTTTTCAGACTTCTTTGAGAAGATAAGAATAAACAAACACGTTTTTTAGGATCACTAGTTTGCCCAATTACATGCTTCTTTGAAGATAGCTCACAACCGATTTGGCAGCTcgaatgtttttgtatttctgcTCTAacatattgtttgttttttttatccttgGCAGTTCACGTCCACAATGACTTCCTGTTGGCCATCCTTACACGCTGTCAGATTATTGTATCTACACCAGGTATTAAAATTCAAAACTTGTCTCTGCAAACGACATTATTCTCTTCTGATTTTACTTTACTGTCATGGAATATGTGATATATATACGAATGACAGTTAAATGATATAGTGCTTAACTAGACAACTAAAGTGCTTCACATTATGTGGGACATTAGAAAATCACCTCAACAATCACCAAAATTATGACAGAAGCCGACCTGCGTCAGTACACTCACACCATCCTGAGAGGGCGAGAGGTGACCAATGAAAACTGTAATGGTTATTGAACTGGTGATGCACAGGAGGCCAGGATTGGCTGTGGTGGCAGATATAGCCTGGATATAGGGGTAACACACCTACACTATTTGAAGAAATGCACAGGGATCTTTTCTGAGCTCAGGAACTCAGTTTTACATCTCTTCCGAAAGATATTGCCTTGAGACACACAGGCCTCAAGGAAAATTGCCTCTGTTGGCCTCACGAGCACAGCCACCTAAGATTTCCCAGAGACCGGCCCTAGCCAGACCCAGACCTACATGGTTGCTGGTATGCTATTGATAATGACTAAAGTTTAATGGAAGCATGTTCTACGTAGTTATCGTTATATAAACTGAAATCTAAAATACTGAGTAGCACATTGGCACAACGGGTAGTTTTGCTGCCATGTAGTTCCAGGATTCTGGATTTAGTCCCTGCCTTGaggcactgtctgtgaggagtttggggtgttctctctgtgtctgcatgggtttccgccAAGTGTGTTTGTGAGCTATGTGGGCTCTCCCACCATCCAGCGTGTGTTGCTTACTTGTGCCTgatgattctggataggctctggataaaccacaaccctgaacagcatgaagtggttatagaaaattaataaatgtatgaatgaatgattgaatgtatAATACTAACTAACCCTGAGATGATTTTCTCCACAGAGGGTCCTGGTTCATTGCAATGGACTAGTGGCTCAGCCTCAAAGCCTGGTAAACCAAACAAAGGCAAAAAGAAATTTTCTTCTGTTCGACAAAAATTTGACGTAAGTTATGTTCTGTGTTATTGATACAAGTTTGAAGACTAAAGCTATGGGGTCTTTCCCTGTAGCATGTCAGAATACTTGTTCATGTTCAGTTAACCTGTTCCAGTAGTGGAAGAAAATTTTAATAGTGCAGAGAAATCCGAAGTCTGCACAGTGCCGTGGCACAGTAAAACCAGAATTTATATTAGAACAAATACTGACAGTATAACTGGGAAAATGTTCATTTGTCCCACAGGGTCTGTACTTTTAGAGaccaaaatatttaaatctgaGCTGTAAGAAGTGTCTACCCCTGCTGCTGTGTAAATGCATTTTGagtttgtctttcttttctctccagCATCGCTTTCAGCCTCAGAACCCTTTGGCTGGGGCCCAATCATTTAGTCCTCGTGAGCCTGGTCCTGAAGAGGAAGAGATGAGACTCAGTGCGCACACACTTCTACTGCCCACACGTGGCCAGTTAGAGGCTCGTATGATGGTGACCGCTTTCGAGATGGGCTTGGACAATGTCACAGAAGATGCAGTGAGCACTGTGGTCTCTGCtttagaggtgtgtgtgtgtgtgtctgtgttaacaTCTAGTTGATGAAATTAGTGATTGATCAGTTCAGCTTAAACATTCTATGTCCTGCTCTGTAGGTTCACTTAAAAGACGTTATCACCGCTGTGGTGTCACGGAGAAAAGCTTATCGTCTGAGAGATGGGCATTTCCAATACGCCTTTGGCAGTGATGTTACACCCCAGCCCTACCTCAAAAACAGCCTGGCTGCTTACCAAACTGTCACAGAGTGGTGAGTTAATTTACCATCTGTGTTCTGCAGATTTTTACACTAAACAGTGTTCTGGGGGTCACGTAATTTTGTATGAACTAAAAATAAGTTACAGAACATGAAACATCTTTTGGAAAGTAAGCATTCTTGGAGAACAGTTTATTATCTGACAAACCTTCAGTGGAAATACATTGTCCAGTGTATTGATTGTTGTGGTGTTTTTTCTTTCCCGCCTGTGCCTCCAGCCCTCCTCCCAGTGCCTCCCTACCAGCAGGCCCTCCTTCCCAGATTTCCCCAGATGATGCAGAACAGCAGGCTGCTCTCCTGTTGGCTTGTTCTGGTGACACTGTTCCTGCTCCACTGCCTCCCATTAGCATGTATGATCTACTAGAAGCTCTTCAGGTGAGGCCTGAACTGGAATGGCTCGTTACCAATcaaaatgaataatattaaGGTTATTGTTTCTGAAAAATGATGTTTATGAATaacctttttaaaaaagcagtAAGTACAGCTCTTCACTGTCTCTGTCCAGACAGTTGGTACTGTGAAAACTACCTATTTTGAGGCAAAGGGGAAAGCATAAGTTTGATTTCAAATGTCGCTGTCAATCTTGAACCTCGTGTTGTCATTTTCCATCACAGGTGCATCGCAGGGTGATGCCCTCTCACACTGTTTATGCTCTGAACATCGAGAGAATCCTTGCTAGGCTCTGGCACCCCAGCCATGAGGAGCTGGAGCAGGATCACGTCCACAGACAGCGGCTGGCCGCTAAGGATGGTCTGCTAATCAGCTGAGATTTGTTATTTAGATCCTGGTTTATTCTTCATTCTTTTGATGACACTTACAGGCCAAAACAATAACAGTCTGCTCATTTACACAGACCTGTCTATATCAGTACTGCATATGTTTTAAGATGCTTTCTGAGCTGATGCACAAGGACAATTTGTGAACTACAACAGGAACAGGACTGGTTTGAGAGAGAGTTTATTTGCGATTATGATTAGATCATGATCTGGACCAGCATGGTCTGTGATTGTGTGATTATGCAAAACATGTCAGAAGTgagattttgtgtttttgttgtttttggtcccccctccccctccagaGTCCTGCTTAAAATTAGTTTAGGTTAAAAAGGTTTAGTACATTTTGTTCAAAGGCATTTGACAGTTAGTAGAGGctgaattgtatttttttttttttttttctttcttcctccttTTCTTCCCCTAACAATTATAGACACCTACTTGCCCAGAACTACTACTTTGATGTGGTAGCAGCTTCTAATGTAAAGGAAACCCTTTATATATTGAATTGTATCTGTGAATAGTTAATGATTATTTGAGAATCACAGGCACCACTCCAAGTCATCCAAAGGTATTGTATTGTAGCTTCAGCATTCTAGGAAGTATAATTTGTCAGCTCCACAGCCTAATACCCATATCCTTGGCATCGAGCATGATGAACTTAAGCTTATGTGCAGCTGTTTCTGAGTATCCCATTGTATTATTCAGTGCTTATCTGTGGATATCGTACTGGAGCATGCAAATGAACACCTGTCTCTGCCATGGGGGAACTTGAGCATAatgaaatattgttttgttttctcataTTTGGCAAAGAAATTGGCTCTCTGTAAATAATTTCAGTAAACTGGTTATGTAATaaaatgatttgtttgtttctgatgTGTGTTCTGTGGTTTTATGCATGGAACAGTTATGGTTTTACATAGCTTGTGGCCATGCACAGCTTCCTCTTCTGTGATGACAACTTCCTGGAAATTTCATAGTCATAAATTCTGATATCTGATTAGTCAGGTGAAGTTTGGTCTGTATGGATATTTTGTACCTTTTGTAAAATTTGTGTATGATGTGTTGCGTTGTCatctaaaacattaaaaaaatatcagctggaaaaaaaaaaatacttctcGAGTTTTTTTGTGATCAAAGGAATTTACTTACTGTAAATTAGCTGTtcctgtgtttttaattttaatatcatTGTGTTTTATTAGTATTTGTGATAGTGGTTTTGCTGCTCTGTGACCCCAACACTGACATTTGAGCcttagcatttttattttaagtcaAGATCAAGAAGGATTTGAAAAGCACACAAGCTGGGATGGGGGCAAAGTAAAAGAAATTAGAAATCATTTAACTTTGAAACATTCTATTGTAAGCAGATATAGAAAAATGTATAACGTGGCCAACTTGACCTTCACAAGCAAAAAAGTGTCATGATTTAACTTTGTGCCAAACTTGGTTATAGAATTATGAACAGAATGCAAAGTATTTAGGTCTTTCACCATTTGTGgtacataatattttaaaaagatccAGGGAATCCAGAGGAATTTCAGGCCATGGAGTGCAAGACTGGAAAGCATTGCAGAAAACCATTGTAACTTAACACAGTCCATTTGGTGCATGAAGTAATGCAAACTAAAAGTGTATTATGAAAAGATAAAACCATAGATCAGATTGATGCAGAAATTCTGCAATGTTCTTTGAACCCAAGCTCATCTCAAATGgtcagaaaataaaaaggaaagatGCTGATAAGTCCATGTTTCATATATACTTTTTTGAGTTCTGTCAAATTGAAAGGGACCATTCATGccttatctgtaagcacttatccagttcagggttgcggtgggtccggggcataccaggaatcattgagtgcaaggcaggaacagaccctggagggggcgccagtccttcacagggtgacacacactcacacattccctcacaactacggacacatttgagcagccaatccacctttcaatgtgtgtttttggactgtggagcacctggaggaaacctctAAATTGTATCTAAAGTACAATTACAGGGAATTATGCAAAACAGTGGTGAACATGATTCTGTCACAACTTTTTtgaagtgtgttgcaggcatcacattctaaatgtttatatataccAAATATGAGTAATTTGGTaattgaaaactgaaaaaaatcctTTGTACTTTTGTATAGGTTCAAGAAAGTTATCAAATCagggctttattttttttaaattgcgcttatttataaaaataaaataatttctggAATTTGggttatatttataatacaaGTGCAGTAGCCATGTGCCTTCTTAGCAGTCTGCTCATCAAAAGTATAATAAATATAGcaaataacatttacattttcataGGTGAAACGttcatatttaacatttattataataaatatactgTGAATTATACAAACAATCTGATCACTTCTAATTCGCATGATTCAGTTCAGCATGAAAGTATTACTCGCAGAAGGGCCGCCTGTACGTTTTTGTCTTATTTAATattctttggaaaaaaaattccaGTGCAATTTCATATTTGCTGATTTCTGAGGCGTTCAAATCTTAAATGTACATAAATGGCAGCGTTTACATCTTAATGGCATAATTAATTAGACAATTTAAACACAGAAAGAATTCCCTTTAACATCCTTTGAGAACATGCAGTGTTGTTATTCCACTATTTGGTCCTTCACACTCGCCGTAGTTCAGGGTGCACTCTCAGTTCACTGGACTCTGGCAGATTTTAACTCTGCTTTTGTGGTAAAtgtgtttcatttaatttttctaTTATTTGTGTTTAGCGATTTGCGTTATATGAAGACGTTTTTACGGactttttttagtttgtttattcGCTGTTCGAGAAATCAGCTCTCAGAAAGAAAAGTCTAATGAACCCGGAGGGGTGGAGGGGAATTATTGAATGTGGAATGTTGTTTTTCTGCAGTACGATATTATTTACTGTGATGGCCAGTGTAGAacaatatttcatataaatatatagcgTGTAATATATCTTAAATTTGAGCCATTAGGTCGATTTTTATTAGTCGTGCTCTTGGCCCACCCCCACATATTTTGGTACAGTCCCTCCCCAGTACAGACAATCAAACTCGAAAGACTTCCAAACTGTACAGAGCTCATTAATCTCTCCAATGAATACATTCCTTTctttagtatatatatataaacaaaacatgtatCAAATTAATATATTctcatttaaattacatatttagatATAATTTCGACtaaaaaaaagctgtttatGAATCACTGGCTGTGTGAATTTGTCTTTTTGagacactgaaatattttattttagaaggCCATCTGCTCAGCTGTGTTGTTTAACAGATACAGAGTAAATTAAAGTGCTTTAAGCCTCTAAaaatttttttccttctttgaCATTGGCATATTAGTATGATTGAGTTTTACAGATTTGTACTTATTCTGAATATTCCCAATTAATTATTTTCCTTCTGtgattaaagtaaaaaaaaacctgaaactgagtgtgtaaatgtagacgagaaagttttatttttatagcacaTTCAAAACCAAAATGCTTTACAATAAAAGTGCTTTATATACATATTTGGGTCACCACCTACACaaacaaagtaaacacaggcatCACAGGGATCAACAGAAGTGGTAGCGACCTTAGAGATCGTGCAGGTGTATACACGTAAAGCATGACCACAATATAAGCAGGTGCTTTAAAATGCATAATTAATACCTTATACTCAAATATATAATGGGAGCCAGTGTAAGGAAGAAAAAACTGGGTTGATGTGGTCTTTTTTCTTTGTACCTGTTAATAATCTGGCAGTGCTGTTTTATACATGTTTTATGCATGACAGAGATGCTTCATTAATTCCAAAGTAaagtatatgtatttttttttcagtgagaaTCTTTGTAGCTATGTCTAGAGCTGTTAACATTCACGATAATACAGCAAATTCCcctaaaatatacatttcatcCCTCTTTAGTGGAAGTACGAGACTCACTCAACTGAGACTTGTAAAGTGCCACGAATTCTTCAAGAAATACCACTAAAATATTAACAACTGTTATGTAAATACACTTGGAGAAAAACACTCATTTCCAATGCTGTTATATCAGCTAACAGGCACCAGCATTGGCTGATATGGTGCTGGGGAGAAAGAGGGTTATAAGCGTAA belongs to Hoplias malabaricus isolate fHopMal1 chromosome 9, fHopMal1.hap1, whole genome shotgun sequence and includes:
- the tada1 gene encoding transcriptional adapter 1, which gives rise to MVGSDGGAMAAHSSELELAKKNLTEAIGDNIKHYWANLKLWFKQKISKEEFDIEARRLLGQDNVHVHNDFLLAILTRCQIIVSTPEGPGSLQWTSGSASKPGKPNKGKKKFSSVRQKFDHRFQPQNPLAGAQSFSPREPGPEEEEMRLSAHTLLLPTRGQLEARMMVTAFEMGLDNVTEDAVSTVVSALEVHLKDVITAVVSRRKAYRLRDGHFQYAFGSDVTPQPYLKNSLAAYQTVTECPPPSASLPAGPPSQISPDDAEQQAALLLACSGDTVPAPLPPISMYDLLEALQVHRRVMPSHTVYALNIERILARLWHPSHEELEQDHVHRQRLAAKDGLLIS